Proteins encoded together in one Falco biarmicus isolate bFalBia1 chromosome 4, bFalBia1.pri, whole genome shotgun sequence window:
- the ATG9B gene encoding autophagy-related protein 9B isoform X2, whose protein sequence is MEAQGEYQRLEDFEEDSPPGEEELLVHVTEGLQDSWHHIKNLDNFFTKIYHFHQKNGFTCMMLSDIFELVQFLFVVTFTTFLLCCVDYDVLFANRPLNHSHAGGVAPDRSKVTLPDAVLPAPQCAQRIQASGWIIFLLVMAAVFWLYRLVKVLCSLLSYWEIRTFYIKALNIPSEGLCNYSWQEVQERLILLQRQQQMCVHKKELTELDIYHRILRFKNYTVAMINKSLLPVHFRLPLLGSVVFLTQGLKYNLELLLFWGPGSLFQNKWSLRPQCKRAGARRELARRLARAMVLLGLANLLLCPCVLVWQLLYAFFSYAEVIKREPGSLGARRWSLYGRHYLRHFNELNHELQARLSRGYKPATKYMNSFTSPLLTVLAKNIGFFAGSILAVLIVLTVYDEDVLTVQHILTAITLLGLVVTLARSFIPDEHMVWCPEQLLQRVLAHVHYMPDHWQGNASRSETRSEMAQLFQYKAVFILEELLSPILTPLILIFALPTRALDIVDFFRNFTVEVVGVGDICSFAQLDVRNHGNPQWLSAGQTEASVYQQAENGKTELSLMHFAITNPRWQPPPQSELFLSQLKEKVQQDAATAPPAQCILAEGPLGASLLSDDSAAAPEGLLASVLARPILSASGLVARDRHFAQPCSTASAAASVLASLASPLPGRARGPPADSPGCHSDRLLPEESLLLSKSRLHSLSHSALLSEVASAEMSLHAIYLHELHQQQQQGPGPQAVGVWGATGAPKPPPMTTGSAARASQAQHREMPLGGWAEEEEEEKEEEEVQTTG, encoded by the exons ATGGAGGCGCAAGGGGAGTACCAGCGCTTGGAGGACTTTGAGGAAGACTCACCCCCAGGCGAGGAAGAGCTGCTGGTGCATGTCACCGAGGGGCTGCAAG ACTCTTGGCACCACATCAAGAACCTGGATAATTTCTTCACCAAGAT CTACCACTTCCACCAGAAGAATGGCTTCACCTGCATGATGCTTTCGGACATCTTTGAGCTGGT GCAGTTCCTGTTCGTTGTCACCTTCACCACCTTCCTGCTGTGTTGCGTGGATTATGACGTCCTCTTTGCCAACCGGCCACTCAACCACAGCCACGCCGGGGGGGTGGCCCCTGACCGCAGCAAGGTGACGCTGCCCGATGCTGTCCTGCCAGCCCCGCAGTGTGCCCAGAg GATCCAGGCCAGTGGCTGGATCATCTTCCTGCTGGTGATGGCAGCTGTCTTCTGGCTGTACCGGCTGGTGAAggtgctctgcagcctgctgagcTACTGGGAGATCCGAACCTTCTATATCAAAGCCCTCAACATCCCCTCG GAGGGGCTGTGCAACTACAGCTGGCAGGAGGTGCAGGAACGGCTGATCTTGctgcagcggcagcagcagatGTGCGTGCACAAGAAGGAGCTGACGGAGCTGGACATCTACCACCGCATCCTGCGCTTCAAGAACTACACGGTGGCCATGATCAACAAGTCGCTTCTGCCCGTCCACTTCCGCCTGCCGCTGCTGGGCTCCGTCGTCTTCCTCACCCAGGGCCTCAAGTACAACCTGGAGCTGCTCCTTTTCTGGGGCCCCGGCTCGCTCTTCCAGAACAAGTGGAGCCTGCGGCCGCAGTGCAAGCGGGCAGGCGCCCGGCGGGAGCTGGCCCGGCGCTTGGCACGTGccatggtgctgctggggctggccaacctgctgctctgcccctgcGTGCTGGTCTGGCAGCTTCTCTACGCCTTCTTCAGCTATGCCGAGGTGATCAAGCGGGAGCCGGGCAGCCTGGGTGCCCGCCGCTGGTCCCTCTATGGCCGCCACTACCTGCGCCACTTCAATGAGCTCAACCACGAGCTGCAGGCACGGCTGAGCCGTGGCTACAAGCCGGCCACCAAGTACATGAACTCCTTCACCAGCCCGCTGCTCACTGTGCTGGCCAAGAACATCGGCTTCTTCGCTGGCTCCATCCTGGCCGTGCTCATTGTCCTGACCGTCTATGATGAAGATGTGCTGACGGTGCAGCACATCCTCACCGCCATCacgctgctggggctggtggtcACTCTGGCCAG GTCCTTCATCCCCGATGAGCACATGGTCTGGTGCCCAGAGCAACTGCTGCAGCGTGTCCTGGCCCACGTCCACTACATGCCTGACCACTGGCAGGGCAATGCCAGCCGGTCGGAGACACGTAGCGAGATGGCACAGCTCTTCCAGTACAAGGCG GTTTTCatcctggaggagctgctgagcCCCATCCTCACCCCCCTCATCCTCATCTTTGCCCTGCCCACTCGTGCCCTCGACATCGTCGACTTCTTCCGCAACTTCACGGTGGAGGTGGTGGGAGTGGGCGACATCTGCTCCTTTGCCCAGCTTGATGTCCGCAACCACGGCAATCCCCAG TGGCTGTCAGCCGGGCAGACGGAGGCCTCCGTGTACCAGCAAGCAGAGAATGGGAAGACGGAGCTGTCGCTGATGCACTTCGCTATCACCAACCCGCGCTGGCAGCCACCGCCACAGAGCGAGCTCTTCCTCAGccagctgaaggagaaggtgcaGCAGGACGCGGCCACTGCGCCGCCTGCCCAGTGCATCCTGGCCGAGGGGCCGTTGGGAGCATCCCTCCTCTCCGACGACTCGGCAGCTGCG CCAGAGGGCCTGCTAGCCAGCGTCCTGGCCCGGCCCATCCTCTCGGCCAGCGGGCTGGTGGCCCGGGACCGGCACtttgcccagccctgcagcacggccagcgccgccgccagcGTCCTGGCCTCCCTGGCATCGCCCCTGCCTGGGCGGGCACGGGGTCCCCCCGCCGACAGCCCCGGCTGCCACAGCGACCGCCTGCTCCCGGAGGAGAG cctgctcctgagCAAGTCACGGCTGCACAGCCTGAGCCACTCGGCACTGCTCTCCGAGGTGGCCTCGGCCGAGATGAGCCTCCATGCCATCTACCTGCACGAG ctccaccagcagcagcagcaaggcccTGGACCCCAGGccgtgggggtgtggggggccACAGGAGCACCCAAGCCTCCCCCCATGACCACAG GCTCAGCTGCCAGGGCCTCACAGGCTCAGCACCGGGAGATGCCGCTGGGTGGCTGGGccgaggaagaggaggaagagaaggaggaggaggaagtgcaGACGACGGGCTAG
- the ATG9B gene encoding autophagy-related protein 9B isoform X1, with amino-acid sequence MRAARRDLAGISGSRQQGRLSPAALCTTAHGVAEGLHPATWQSVGADGYPQQAGRWAMEAQGEYQRLEDFEEDSPPGEEELLVHVTEGLQDSWHHIKNLDNFFTKIYHFHQKNGFTCMMLSDIFELVQFLFVVTFTTFLLCCVDYDVLFANRPLNHSHAGGVAPDRSKVTLPDAVLPAPQCAQRIQASGWIIFLLVMAAVFWLYRLVKVLCSLLSYWEIRTFYIKALNIPSEGLCNYSWQEVQERLILLQRQQQMCVHKKELTELDIYHRILRFKNYTVAMINKSLLPVHFRLPLLGSVVFLTQGLKYNLELLLFWGPGSLFQNKWSLRPQCKRAGARRELARRLARAMVLLGLANLLLCPCVLVWQLLYAFFSYAEVIKREPGSLGARRWSLYGRHYLRHFNELNHELQARLSRGYKPATKYMNSFTSPLLTVLAKNIGFFAGSILAVLIVLTVYDEDVLTVQHILTAITLLGLVVTLARSFIPDEHMVWCPEQLLQRVLAHVHYMPDHWQGNASRSETRSEMAQLFQYKAVFILEELLSPILTPLILIFALPTRALDIVDFFRNFTVEVVGVGDICSFAQLDVRNHGNPQWLSAGQTEASVYQQAENGKTELSLMHFAITNPRWQPPPQSELFLSQLKEKVQQDAATAPPAQCILAEGPLGASLLSDDSAAAPEGLLASVLARPILSASGLVARDRHFAQPCSTASAAASVLASLASPLPGRARGPPADSPGCHSDRLLPEESLLLSKSRLHSLSHSALLSEVASAEMSLHAIYLHELHQQQQQGPGPQAVGVWGATGAPKPPPMTTGSAARASQAQHREMPLGGWAEEEEEEKEEEEVQTTG; translated from the exons ATGCGGGCGGCGCGGCGTGACCTCGCCGGCATTTCCGGCTCCcggcagcagggcaggctcagcccagcagccctgtgcaccACGGCCCATGGGGTTGCGGAGGGGCTGCACCCTGCAACCTGGCAATCGGTGGGTGCCGATGGGTATCCCCAGCAGGCGGGACGGTGGGCGATGGAGGCGCAAGGGGAGTACCAGCGCTTGGAGGACTTTGAGGAAGACTCACCCCCAGGCGAGGAAGAGCTGCTGGTGCATGTCACCGAGGGGCTGCAAG ACTCTTGGCACCACATCAAGAACCTGGATAATTTCTTCACCAAGAT CTACCACTTCCACCAGAAGAATGGCTTCACCTGCATGATGCTTTCGGACATCTTTGAGCTGGT GCAGTTCCTGTTCGTTGTCACCTTCACCACCTTCCTGCTGTGTTGCGTGGATTATGACGTCCTCTTTGCCAACCGGCCACTCAACCACAGCCACGCCGGGGGGGTGGCCCCTGACCGCAGCAAGGTGACGCTGCCCGATGCTGTCCTGCCAGCCCCGCAGTGTGCCCAGAg GATCCAGGCCAGTGGCTGGATCATCTTCCTGCTGGTGATGGCAGCTGTCTTCTGGCTGTACCGGCTGGTGAAggtgctctgcagcctgctgagcTACTGGGAGATCCGAACCTTCTATATCAAAGCCCTCAACATCCCCTCG GAGGGGCTGTGCAACTACAGCTGGCAGGAGGTGCAGGAACGGCTGATCTTGctgcagcggcagcagcagatGTGCGTGCACAAGAAGGAGCTGACGGAGCTGGACATCTACCACCGCATCCTGCGCTTCAAGAACTACACGGTGGCCATGATCAACAAGTCGCTTCTGCCCGTCCACTTCCGCCTGCCGCTGCTGGGCTCCGTCGTCTTCCTCACCCAGGGCCTCAAGTACAACCTGGAGCTGCTCCTTTTCTGGGGCCCCGGCTCGCTCTTCCAGAACAAGTGGAGCCTGCGGCCGCAGTGCAAGCGGGCAGGCGCCCGGCGGGAGCTGGCCCGGCGCTTGGCACGTGccatggtgctgctggggctggccaacctgctgctctgcccctgcGTGCTGGTCTGGCAGCTTCTCTACGCCTTCTTCAGCTATGCCGAGGTGATCAAGCGGGAGCCGGGCAGCCTGGGTGCCCGCCGCTGGTCCCTCTATGGCCGCCACTACCTGCGCCACTTCAATGAGCTCAACCACGAGCTGCAGGCACGGCTGAGCCGTGGCTACAAGCCGGCCACCAAGTACATGAACTCCTTCACCAGCCCGCTGCTCACTGTGCTGGCCAAGAACATCGGCTTCTTCGCTGGCTCCATCCTGGCCGTGCTCATTGTCCTGACCGTCTATGATGAAGATGTGCTGACGGTGCAGCACATCCTCACCGCCATCacgctgctggggctggtggtcACTCTGGCCAG GTCCTTCATCCCCGATGAGCACATGGTCTGGTGCCCAGAGCAACTGCTGCAGCGTGTCCTGGCCCACGTCCACTACATGCCTGACCACTGGCAGGGCAATGCCAGCCGGTCGGAGACACGTAGCGAGATGGCACAGCTCTTCCAGTACAAGGCG GTTTTCatcctggaggagctgctgagcCCCATCCTCACCCCCCTCATCCTCATCTTTGCCCTGCCCACTCGTGCCCTCGACATCGTCGACTTCTTCCGCAACTTCACGGTGGAGGTGGTGGGAGTGGGCGACATCTGCTCCTTTGCCCAGCTTGATGTCCGCAACCACGGCAATCCCCAG TGGCTGTCAGCCGGGCAGACGGAGGCCTCCGTGTACCAGCAAGCAGAGAATGGGAAGACGGAGCTGTCGCTGATGCACTTCGCTATCACCAACCCGCGCTGGCAGCCACCGCCACAGAGCGAGCTCTTCCTCAGccagctgaaggagaaggtgcaGCAGGACGCGGCCACTGCGCCGCCTGCCCAGTGCATCCTGGCCGAGGGGCCGTTGGGAGCATCCCTCCTCTCCGACGACTCGGCAGCTGCG CCAGAGGGCCTGCTAGCCAGCGTCCTGGCCCGGCCCATCCTCTCGGCCAGCGGGCTGGTGGCCCGGGACCGGCACtttgcccagccctgcagcacggccagcgccgccgccagcGTCCTGGCCTCCCTGGCATCGCCCCTGCCTGGGCGGGCACGGGGTCCCCCCGCCGACAGCCCCGGCTGCCACAGCGACCGCCTGCTCCCGGAGGAGAG cctgctcctgagCAAGTCACGGCTGCACAGCCTGAGCCACTCGGCACTGCTCTCCGAGGTGGCCTCGGCCGAGATGAGCCTCCATGCCATCTACCTGCACGAG ctccaccagcagcagcagcaaggcccTGGACCCCAGGccgtgggggtgtggggggccACAGGAGCACCCAAGCCTCCCCCCATGACCACAG GCTCAGCTGCCAGGGCCTCACAGGCTCAGCACCGGGAGATGCCGCTGGGTGGCTGGGccgaggaagaggaggaagagaaggaggaggaggaagtgcaGACGACGGGCTAG
- the ATG9B gene encoding autophagy-related protein 9B isoform X3, with the protein MRAARRDLAGISGSRQQGRLSPAALCTTAHGVAEGLHPATWQSVGADGYPQQAGRWAMEAQGEYQRLEDFEEDSPPGEEELLVHVTEGLQDSWHHIKNLDNFFTKIYHFHQKNGFTCMMLSDIFELVQFLFVVTFTTFLLCCVDYDVLFANRPLNHSHAGGVAPDRSKVTLPDAVLPAPQCAQRIQASGWIIFLLVMAAVFWLYRLVKVLCSLLSYWEIRTFYIKALNIPSEGLCNYSWQEVQERLILLQRQQQMCVHKKELTELDIYHRILRFKNYTVAMINKSLLPVHFRLPLLGSVVFLTQGLKYNLELLLFWGPGSLFQNKWSLRPQCKRAGARRELARRLARAMVLLGLANLLLCPCVLVWQLLYAFFSYAEVIKREPGSLGARRWSLYGRHYLRHFNELNHELQARLSRGYKPATKYMNSFTSPLLTVLAKNIGFFAGSILAVLIVLTVYDEDVLTVQHILTAITLLGLVVTLARSFIPDEHMVWCPEQLLQRVLAHVHYMPDHWQGNASRSETRSEMAQLFQYKAVFILEELLSPILTPLILIFALPTRALDIVDFFRNFTVEVVGVGDICSFAQLDVRNHGNPQWLSAGQTEASVYQQAENGKTELSLMHFAITNPRWQPPPQSELFLSQLKEKVQQDAATAPPAQCILAEGPLGASLLSDDSAAARAC; encoded by the exons ATGCGGGCGGCGCGGCGTGACCTCGCCGGCATTTCCGGCTCCcggcagcagggcaggctcagcccagcagccctgtgcaccACGGCCCATGGGGTTGCGGAGGGGCTGCACCCTGCAACCTGGCAATCGGTGGGTGCCGATGGGTATCCCCAGCAGGCGGGACGGTGGGCGATGGAGGCGCAAGGGGAGTACCAGCGCTTGGAGGACTTTGAGGAAGACTCACCCCCAGGCGAGGAAGAGCTGCTGGTGCATGTCACCGAGGGGCTGCAAG ACTCTTGGCACCACATCAAGAACCTGGATAATTTCTTCACCAAGAT CTACCACTTCCACCAGAAGAATGGCTTCACCTGCATGATGCTTTCGGACATCTTTGAGCTGGT GCAGTTCCTGTTCGTTGTCACCTTCACCACCTTCCTGCTGTGTTGCGTGGATTATGACGTCCTCTTTGCCAACCGGCCACTCAACCACAGCCACGCCGGGGGGGTGGCCCCTGACCGCAGCAAGGTGACGCTGCCCGATGCTGTCCTGCCAGCCCCGCAGTGTGCCCAGAg GATCCAGGCCAGTGGCTGGATCATCTTCCTGCTGGTGATGGCAGCTGTCTTCTGGCTGTACCGGCTGGTGAAggtgctctgcagcctgctgagcTACTGGGAGATCCGAACCTTCTATATCAAAGCCCTCAACATCCCCTCG GAGGGGCTGTGCAACTACAGCTGGCAGGAGGTGCAGGAACGGCTGATCTTGctgcagcggcagcagcagatGTGCGTGCACAAGAAGGAGCTGACGGAGCTGGACATCTACCACCGCATCCTGCGCTTCAAGAACTACACGGTGGCCATGATCAACAAGTCGCTTCTGCCCGTCCACTTCCGCCTGCCGCTGCTGGGCTCCGTCGTCTTCCTCACCCAGGGCCTCAAGTACAACCTGGAGCTGCTCCTTTTCTGGGGCCCCGGCTCGCTCTTCCAGAACAAGTGGAGCCTGCGGCCGCAGTGCAAGCGGGCAGGCGCCCGGCGGGAGCTGGCCCGGCGCTTGGCACGTGccatggtgctgctggggctggccaacctgctgctctgcccctgcGTGCTGGTCTGGCAGCTTCTCTACGCCTTCTTCAGCTATGCCGAGGTGATCAAGCGGGAGCCGGGCAGCCTGGGTGCCCGCCGCTGGTCCCTCTATGGCCGCCACTACCTGCGCCACTTCAATGAGCTCAACCACGAGCTGCAGGCACGGCTGAGCCGTGGCTACAAGCCGGCCACCAAGTACATGAACTCCTTCACCAGCCCGCTGCTCACTGTGCTGGCCAAGAACATCGGCTTCTTCGCTGGCTCCATCCTGGCCGTGCTCATTGTCCTGACCGTCTATGATGAAGATGTGCTGACGGTGCAGCACATCCTCACCGCCATCacgctgctggggctggtggtcACTCTGGCCAG GTCCTTCATCCCCGATGAGCACATGGTCTGGTGCCCAGAGCAACTGCTGCAGCGTGTCCTGGCCCACGTCCACTACATGCCTGACCACTGGCAGGGCAATGCCAGCCGGTCGGAGACACGTAGCGAGATGGCACAGCTCTTCCAGTACAAGGCG GTTTTCatcctggaggagctgctgagcCCCATCCTCACCCCCCTCATCCTCATCTTTGCCCTGCCCACTCGTGCCCTCGACATCGTCGACTTCTTCCGCAACTTCACGGTGGAGGTGGTGGGAGTGGGCGACATCTGCTCCTTTGCCCAGCTTGATGTCCGCAACCACGGCAATCCCCAG TGGCTGTCAGCCGGGCAGACGGAGGCCTCCGTGTACCAGCAAGCAGAGAATGGGAAGACGGAGCTGTCGCTGATGCACTTCGCTATCACCAACCCGCGCTGGCAGCCACCGCCACAGAGCGAGCTCTTCCTCAGccagctgaaggagaaggtgcaGCAGGACGCGGCCACTGCGCCGCCTGCCCAGTGCATCCTGGCCGAGGGGCCGTTGGGAGCATCCCTCCTCTCCGACGACTCGGCAGCTGCG AGGGCCTGCTAG